In the genome of Massilibacillus massiliensis, one region contains:
- a CDS encoding polysaccharide deacetylase family protein — protein MHLFTKRTIFGIVSAIILFLFIGFYITLTYFQGIPVLNYHQINNLDHNPLTLSDSEFEAQIKYLAEEGYTTITPEQLSDYLATGKELPPNPILITFDDGYKDNFQVAYPILQKYDFTATIFLISDFVGTYDRYLTWNQVKEMSANGFSFQSHTLSHIPLTQCSDTELQNQLAKSKEALEWHLSKKIEYIAYPCGSYDQRVIDAVKQAGYRGAFTINLGRDTSNSAAYYLNRIPIFGGSSHTFARFWLRLKFTQVFNSMQNLKIFLHQKGVTSLSELIYIP, from the coding sequence TTGCATTTATTTACAAAACGCACCATATTCGGTATAGTATCAGCCATTATTCTTTTTCTTTTTATCGGCTTTTATATCACTTTGACCTATTTTCAAGGGATCCCCGTCTTAAACTATCACCAAATCAACAATTTAGATCATAATCCACTGACATTAAGCGACAGTGAATTTGAGGCACAAATCAAATACCTAGCTGAGGAAGGTTATACGACGATCACCCCTGAACAACTGTCTGATTATTTAGCAACGGGGAAAGAGCTTCCCCCGAATCCCATTCTAATCACCTTTGACGATGGATACAAGGACAATTTCCAAGTGGCGTATCCTATTTTACAAAAATATGATTTCACTGCTACTATATTTCTGATCTCTGACTTCGTTGGCACATATGATCGATATTTAACTTGGAATCAAGTAAAAGAGATGTCTGCCAATGGTTTTTCTTTTCAAAGTCATACTTTAAGTCATATTCCCTTAACACAATGCTCCGATACCGAACTGCAGAATCAACTGGCAAAATCAAAAGAAGCACTCGAATGGCATCTCAGCAAAAAAATTGAATATATCGCTTATCCTTGCGGCAGTTACGATCAAAGAGTCATTGATGCGGTAAAGCAAGCCGGTTACCGCGGCGCTTTCACAATTAACCTTGGACGTGATACATCAAATTCTGCAGCATATTATTTGAATCGTATTCCTATCTTCGGCGGAAGTTCTCATACCTTTGCACGATTTTGGCTAAGATTAAAATTTACGCAAGTTTTTAACTCTATGCAAAATTTAAAGATCTTTTTGCACCAGAAGGGAGTTACCTCTTTATCTGAACTGATTTATATTCCATAG